The genome window tgcaaatcagtcgcctttcggtgaaattcgctgttttgaactcaGAATAGGCCATTTATGTatatcgtatagatccgatgaatTTTTCCTGGGGGGTGGTCTCGGTCGCTGTCATCAAATGCTGTTTCGTattccttgaacactggcaggtagatccattccacacatccgccatccacacacagatgtaattgtgaatattactctgcggcggactaatatgcgagcacATTGGCCtggggttccgcctgtgcgcccGTGCTTTGGATAAGTAACTcatgatgggcacggcagttcttttgattgtactgaatcattcgaatcatccatccatccattttctgagccgcttctcctcactcggatcgcgggcgtgctggagcctatcccagctatcatcgggcaggaggcggggtacaccctgaactggttgccagccaatcgcagggcacacataaacagcaACATCAGTTtgtgtacattcacattttattttgtattacattttttattgatgttcatgctgtagtaaaaaataaaaaaatcttgttacgatttactcagtactgaatattttctctttttactcttactcaagtaattttttggaggactatgATTTacttggtggacgactggttagcacatctgcctcacagttctgaggaccggggttcaaatccaggccctgcctgtgtggagtttccatgttctccccgtgcctatgtgggctttctccaggcatgccagtttcctcccacatactaaaagcatgcatggtaggttgattgaagactccaaattgcctgtaggtgaacgtgaatggttgtttctatgtgccctgcaattgactggtgaccagttcagggtgtaccacacctctcgcccgaagatagctgggataggctccagcatgcccgcgacccttgtgaggagaagcggtatggaaaattaaaTGGCTGGATAATATTTACTCAAGTcacattgtcaagtaacagtactcttacttgaggacaatgtatagctactctacccacctctggagcggacagcCGCTATTGcaactcttacgtttaagcaacaatTTTGCTCACCAGATCAGAaatgtcgtatttgttgcgctggtcttttcgcattgaggtgctgcggcTCGTGGcactggttgtggtcccaagtGGAACCTCGAAGCACACGTTACATCGGCGAAGAGTCTATCCACTAGTACATTTTTTCTTCATGAGGAAAAACGGATACAGTTACCTTAATTTTACTCATGTTAGTGTTTAACATTAAGCAATGGAGCTCTAAGGATTGTGTCACAACAGAatgaacttcaaattcagaaatggccaataaaaactgtaACGCATTGTACTTATTTTCcgggaggatgcatttgggattagctttTGAAGTTGTAATAGTGAAAAAATGAAGTGGAACAATGATTTGAgccaattcttttccagaatgagagtgcttaaagaggatgCCATTtgtgtggcacagcttgaagcaggcatcaggtagAGTTTGCCCTGGCTCAAgctggaggccagaacaaaaaaataagaaatttaattttaagtttGTAAATCGACATCTACTTAAGCAGTGTAAATAAAGTTTCTCTAcacgaaattttttttttgcctcatcgtacctcttccagattgcttaatttgttcAAATCCAAAAATAGTCTCTGCAAAGACTATGggatcccccccaaaatattttgtcacctttttcatcccCTTGGCATTTGCAAACTGATGGATTCGTTTTATACTGAAACATTTCCACAATACTCCCATGTACCTGTAGTCTAGCATTCTTTTTAGCATACACAATCACTTGAAAcagtttttcccaaaaatagtATTaaggtaaaatgttttaattgtcaGACAGATGTTACATGAAACAGAACAATGCCTTCAATCATGCTACAACCATCAGGACAACTGTACACTTCAAAcattcacagtgaacacaccaTCATCCATTCTGTCATTCTGGTAGCTGTTGCTCATGTCATCAGACATTTGAAGATGCTCActctggtcgtggctgaaggcatcgttctgttggcccttgccgctcatgttgtggctcggctggtcgtggctgaaggcgtcgttcttttggcccttgccgctcatgttgtggctcggctggtcgtggctgaaggcgtcgttctgttggcccttgccgctcatgttgtggctcggctggtcgtggctgaaggcgtcgttcttttggcccttgccgctcacgttgtggctcggctggtcgtggctgaaggcgtcattcttttggcccttgccgctcacgttgtggctcggctggtcgtggctgaaggcgtcgttcttttggcccttgccgctcatgttgtggctcggctggtcgtggccgAAGTAGTCAttctgttggcccttgccgctcatgttgtggctcggctggtcgtggctgaaggcgtcattcttttggcccttgccgctcatgttgtggctcggctggtcgtggctgaaggcgtcgttcttttggcccttgccgctcatgttgtggctcggctggtcgtggctgaagtagtcgttctgttggcccttgccgcttatgttgtggctcggctggtcgtggctgaaggcgtcgttcttttggcccttgccgctcatgttgtggctcggctggtcgtggctgaaggcgtcgttcttttggcccttggcactcatgttgtggctcggctggtcgtggctgaaggcgtcgttcttttggcccttgccgctcatgttgtggctcggctggtcgtggctgaagtagtcattctgttggcccttgccgctcatgttgtggctcggctggtcgtggctgaaggcgtcattcttttggcccttgccgctcatgttgtggctcggttggtcgtggctgaaggagtcgttcttttggcccttgccgctcatgtcgtggctgaaggagtcgttcttttggcccttgccgctcatgttgtggctcggctggtcgtggctgaaggcgtcgttctgttggcccttgccgctcatgttgtggctcggctggtcgtggctgaaggcgtcattcttttggcccttgccgctcatgttgtggctcggctggtcgtggctgaaggcgtcgttcttttggcccttgccgctcacgttgtggctcggctggtcgtggctgaaggcgtcattcttttggcccttgccgctcacgttgtggctcggctggtcgtggctgaaggcgtcgttcttttggcccttgccgctcatgttgtggctcggctggtcgtagCTGAAGTagtcgttctgttggcccttgccgctcatgttgtggctcggctggtcgtggctgaaggcgtcattCTTTTGAcccttgccgctcacgttgtggctcggctggtcgtggctgaaggcgtcgttcttttggcccttggcactcatgttgtggctcggctggtcgtggctgaaggcgtcattcttttggcccttgccgctcatgttgtggctcggctggtcgtggctgaagtagtcgttcttttggcccttgccgctcatgttgtggctcggctggtcgtggctgaag of Phyllopteryx taeniolatus isolate TA_2022b chromosome 18, UOR_Ptae_1.2, whole genome shotgun sequence contains these proteins:
- the LOC133467912 gene encoding hornerin-like isoform X2 codes for the protein MELDDDVSDNVKNDSFGHNMSGKGQQNDSYSHKSGKGQKNDSFSHDQPSQNMSGKGQQNDAFSHDQPSHNMSGKGQKNDYFSHDQPSHNMSGKGQKNDAFSHDQPSHNMSAKGQKNDAFSHDQPSHNVSGKGQKNDAFSHDQPSHNMSGKGQQNDYFSYDQPSHNMSGKGQKNDAFSHDQPSHNVSGKGQKNDAFSHDQPSHNVSGKGQKNDAFSHDQPSHNMSGKGQKNDAFSHDQPSHNMSGKGQQNDAFSHDQPSHNMSGKGQKNDSFSHDMSGKGQKNDSFSHDQPSHNMSGKGQKNDAFSHDQPSHNMSGKGQQNDYFSHDQPSHNMSGKGQKNDAFSHDQPSHNMSAKGQKNDAFSHDQPSHNMSGKGQKNDAFSHDQPSHNISGKGQQNDYFSHDQPSHNMSGKGQKNDAFSHDQPSHNMSGKGQKNDAFSHDQPSHNMSGKGQQNDYFGHDQPSHNMSGKGQKNDAFSHDQPSHNVSGKGQKNDAFSHDQPSHNVSGKGQKNDAFSHDQPSHNMSGKGQQNDAFSHDQPSHNMSGKGQKNDAFSHDQPSHNMSGKGQQNDAFSHDQSEHLQMSDDMSNSYQNDRMDDGVFTVNV
- the LOC133467912 gene encoding hornerin-like isoform X1 — its product is MAVVWLVVVLVHAVLMDKGLCFTAGVKQGASNPLVKKGVPGQMELDDDVSDNVKNDSFGHNMSGKGQQNDSYSHKSGKGQKNDSFSHDQPSQNMSGKGQQNDAFSHDQPSHNMSGKGQKNDYFSHDQPSHNMSGKGQKNDAFSHDQPSHNMSAKGQKNDAFSHDQPSHNVSGKGQKNDAFSHDQPSHNMSGKGQQNDYFSYDQPSHNMSGKGQKNDAFSHDQPSHNVSGKGQKNDAFSHDQPSHNVSGKGQKNDAFSHDQPSHNMSGKGQKNDAFSHDQPSHNMSGKGQQNDAFSHDQPSHNMSGKGQKNDSFSHDMSGKGQKNDSFSHDQPSHNMSGKGQKNDAFSHDQPSHNMSGKGQQNDYFSHDQPSHNMSGKGQKNDAFSHDQPSHNMSAKGQKNDAFSHDQPSHNMSGKGQKNDAFSHDQPSHNISGKGQQNDYFSHDQPSHNMSGKGQKNDAFSHDQPSHNMSGKGQKNDAFSHDQPSHNMSGKGQQNDYFGHDQPSHNMSGKGQKNDAFSHDQPSHNVSGKGQKNDAFSHDQPSHNVSGKGQKNDAFSHDQPSHNMSGKGQQNDAFSHDQPSHNMSGKGQKNDAFSHDQPSHNMSGKGQQNDAFSHDQSEHLQMSDDMSNSYQNDRMDDGVFTVNV